The proteins below come from a single Acidovorax sp. NCPPB 4044 genomic window:
- the rlmD gene encoding 23S rRNA (uracil(1939)-C(5))-methyltransferase RlmD, translated as MSDPTEHSTTLQDPVEPGRTDLPPGWLEITAMDMDAQGVGRKPDGKVVFVDGALPFEWVSANTHRKKNNWEQASLTAIHRESPQRVRPGCPHFGLHAGACGGCKMQHLHVGAQVAVKQRVLEDNLWHLGKVKAETVLRPIEGPAWGYRYRARLAVRHVAKKGKVLVGFHERKSRYIADMEVCPVLPPHVSAMLLPLRELIGSMDARDTCPQIELACGDAVTALVLRHLEPLSADDLARLRAFAAVQGVQWWLQPKGPDTVRLLDEGGPQLSYALPDFGITMPFKPTDFTQVNPHINRVLVTRALRLLDARRTERVIDWFCGLGNFTLPIATQAREVLGIEGSEALVARSRENYERNRTDAARNIELSATNFVARNLFEMTPDMLVADGVADKWLVDPPREGAFALVKALADIHQARIGAEDAPPLPAAAEGWTPPQRIVYVSCNPATLARDAGLLVHQGGYRCVAAGAVNMFPHTAHVESMAVFERA; from the coding sequence ATGAGCGATCCCACAGAACATTCCACGACCCTCCAGGACCCCGTCGAGCCGGGGCGCACCGATCTCCCACCCGGCTGGCTCGAAATCACCGCCATGGACATGGACGCCCAGGGCGTCGGCCGCAAGCCCGACGGCAAGGTCGTCTTCGTGGACGGCGCCCTGCCTTTCGAATGGGTGAGCGCGAACACCCACCGCAAGAAGAACAATTGGGAGCAGGCCAGCCTCACCGCCATCCACCGCGAATCGCCGCAGCGCGTACGCCCGGGCTGCCCGCACTTCGGCCTGCATGCCGGGGCCTGCGGCGGCTGCAAGATGCAGCACCTGCACGTCGGCGCGCAGGTGGCCGTCAAGCAGCGCGTGCTGGAGGACAACCTCTGGCACCTGGGCAAAGTGAAGGCGGAAACCGTGCTGCGCCCCATCGAGGGGCCGGCCTGGGGCTACCGCTACCGCGCCCGGCTCGCCGTGCGCCATGTGGCCAAGAAGGGCAAGGTGCTCGTGGGCTTCCATGAACGCAAGAGCCGCTACATCGCCGACATGGAGGTGTGCCCCGTCCTGCCGCCGCACGTGAGCGCCATGCTGCTGCCCCTGCGCGAGCTGATCGGCTCGATGGATGCGCGCGACACCTGCCCGCAGATCGAGCTGGCCTGCGGCGACGCCGTCACCGCGCTGGTGCTGCGCCACCTGGAGCCGCTGTCCGCCGACGACCTGGCCCGGCTGCGTGCCTTCGCCGCGGTGCAGGGCGTGCAGTGGTGGCTGCAGCCCAAGGGGCCGGACACCGTGCGCCTGCTGGACGAGGGCGGCCCGCAACTGAGCTATGCGCTGCCGGATTTCGGCATCACCATGCCTTTCAAGCCGACCGACTTCACCCAGGTCAACCCGCACATCAACCGGGTGCTGGTGACGCGCGCCCTGCGCCTGCTGGATGCGCGCCGGACGGAGCGGGTGATCGACTGGTTCTGCGGCCTGGGGAATTTCACCCTGCCCATCGCCACGCAGGCGCGCGAGGTCCTCGGTATCGAGGGCAGCGAGGCGCTGGTGGCCCGCTCGCGCGAGAACTATGAAAGAAATCGCACGGATGCCGCCAGAAACATTGAATTGTCTGCTACTAATTTTGTAGCGCGCAACCTTTTCGAGATGACGCCGGACATGCTGGTCGCGGATGGCGTGGCCGACAAGTGGCTGGTGGACCCCCCGCGCGAAGGCGCCTTCGCGCTGGTGAAGGCACTGGCCGACATCCACCAGGCGCGCATCGGCGCAGAGGATGCCCCGCCGTTGCCGGCCGCGGCCGAAGGCTGGACGCCGCCGCAGCGCATCGTGTACGTGAGCTGCAACCCCGCCACGCTCGCGCGCGACGCGGGCCTGCTGGTGCACCAGGGCGG